The Haloarcula laminariae sequence GCTCCGGCATCAGTTTCGTCAGTGAGTCACCAACCAGAGCCGCACTCGAATACCCGAACAGGTCCTCCACGGTGTCATTCGCGTACTGGATCGTACTCGTCTCGTCAATTGTAACCACGGCCAACGATGAATTTTCCGTCAACGCACGAAATCGCGATTCAGACTCAGATAGTTCCCGTTCACGCTGTTGCAACCCAGTCGCGTAATACCCCAGTAGAACGCTTGCCGCCATGAAAATGCCCGCGCCATTAAGCGTGAGCGGGATCGGTTCGCCAGCCGGAACGTGCTCGATCGAGATGATGAATGTAAACCAGATGTTGACCGCGACCCCGGTAATCGCCCCACCGGTTATCCAGAGGGCTAGCCGTCCAATGCGGGGTGGTCGATGAGTCTGCCCAAGCCAAATCCCACCAATGATCAGGCCGATCCCGACGATTGTCGGCAGACTCACCTCGATGAAGTCGACAAGGGCATCATCACCGTCAAAAAGCACCCAGGCCAGCGTACAGGAGAAAAGCAGCAACCCGGAGAGGGCGACCGACCACTTCTGTATCGCCCGATACAACCCCCTCATCTACACCTAATACTCGGGAAGAGACACTTAATGTACGTGATTTGGGTACTGGATGTCATTTTCACTATTGGGTGTTGAGGGGCAAGACGATCACCGTCTTGTGATGCTGGCTATTCTATGAACCGTCCGAATCTGAAGAACTCTCTACTAGGACTTGGACCTCGTCGGGTGTCGCGACGAGCTGCACGTCCCGAACGGTGAATCGAACCGAAATGTCACCCTTGGACGAGGCAAGAACCTGTTCGAGTGCCTCAACGTCCACCCAGTCCTGTAACTGGTAGTCATCGCGATCGAGGCCATACGTCTCCAACGTCTCGATGATGTCGATGAGCAGGTTGCTTGATGGCTGGGAGGAAGCTGGTGCTGAATTGTGCATCTGAACGCTCGGGGTTAAGGATGCCAGGCGTTTAAAACGTTAGAAGTCAACTACAGAAGCTCGTAGCTTCGCTACTTGACTTAGCGCGTTCGGGATAGCGTCGGCGCAACCACAAGCGATTATGCGCTTTGACGCCGACTGGATGTCTCGTGCTGATGACCGCATTCTAGAGCACCTTTCTGACGACGGCCCCGACACCCCGAAGGAAATGGCGGACAGCGATCGCGTGCGCTTCTCCCGGCAGCACATCAACGCCCGGTGCAAGAAGCTCGTCAAATACGAACTCCTCGTCCACCTCGGCAACGGCGTTTACGATATCACGCGAACGGGAGAAGAGTATCTCGCTGGCGAGCTGGACGCCCGTGATCTCGAAGCTGCGTGACCCTACTCATCCAGAAGCCCCACTAACTGGGCTACGTACGGGCTGTTCTCCCAGCTGCGATGCGGGCTGATGGCCGTGAGCAGCGTTCGAGCCGCCTCGTGGGTCATATGGCCGTTCCGGGCGTAGTCACAGATGAGACGCGGTGTCGGGACGATACGCGGCCCTTCGAGCACCGCG is a genomic window containing:
- a CDS encoding MarR family transcriptional regulator gives rise to the protein MRFDADWMSRADDRILEHLSDDGPDTPKEMADSDRVRFSRQHINARCKKLVKYELLVHLGNGVYDITRTGEEYLAGELDARDLEAA